GGCTAAACTAAGTTAGTTTAGCTTAGCTCGCATAGTTGAGCCAGTTTTTCATACATGTGCGTCCACCGCAAACTATGCCACATGTATGAAAAACTGGCTCAACTATGCGAGCTAAGCTAAACTAACTTAGTTTAGCCGGCGGTGGACGTTCGGCTTAAACATTTTAGATGGTCTTGTACTTCTCGTAAAAGATGTCACGCTCTGTGATTGTTAACTCACTTTTGttacttattattttcattgaatGCGGTACACAATATTGAATAGCATTCTCTTTTTGAGCCAACAGAAACTAGAGTAACAACATTGATAGACAGCTCAACTGTGCTCTGCACATCTGGataaaatttgcaaaaaatactGATATCGCTAAATCGTCGGTCTATCGAGTCTACAATACAGCATCGTctataagtataaaataataaataacataccATGTATCTCTGTAGGAACCAGTGGGGTAGGAATTGACCCGTGCTGAGTACTCTCTTGGTTACTGCTAATAATGTTTCCGCATCAGCATCCTTCAGTTTTGGATACAATTTCTTGAAATCTATACTTTcattttctgaaaataataatatgtataataaaattagtcacgTGAGCTTGTGTTTATAAGTTTTCGTACAAACTTTAAGCTATCTTAAGTagaggtaaatttaaaaaaataagcagattggTTTAATGGCGTTTACCGAACTTGAATTAAAAAATTTGCAATTCGCAAGTTAACAAAAAAAGATGCTAAAACTTACTATTTAAGGCTTGCTGTACTTCATCTAAGGAGTCTGGATCTTCAGCGCGCAATTCAGCCTCCAGTTCTTTAGGTCCGATAAcctgtgtaaatatttttagtcttatagaattataaaatgaaagtcAAATCATTGGAGGCggtaggtagtaggtaggtagcttTAGTTAGTAAATATAggtcgtttcatccacgaagacgcacgcactttttggtcgagggaagcgcggggtgcggggagtttgatccgaacaatccgagcgtcattattgtagtgtgcgtgtgttCATGGATATTGTCATGTCTATGGATGACGTCTCCATAGAAACACAttgtttactaataaaaaaatatggattAGCGGAATGCTGTACtcgtattatttaataattggcGACGAGCAGCCCTGAAGGGCAGCCTTACCAACACAGAATATTGTAAGTACAGTACTAGCGACTGAAATCTCCGACGAAGGGATTACATTACGAAACTCCCCGTACTCCGCGCTTCCCTTGaccaaaaaaaaagtttgaaaagtggtggggcgcgtcttcgtggatgaaacgatcttagTACTATTGTACCTGCAGCGCGGCGGGTCCATGGTGCGGCGGCGGGGGCCGCGCCAGGAAGGCATGCTCGGGCCGCGCCAGGCGCAGGCACGTGAGCGCGGCCGCGAGCCACGCGCGCCTGCGGGTGTACTACAGTACCTGCAGCGCGGCGGGCGCgtggtgcggcggcggcgggcgcgccagGAAGGCGTGCTCGGGCCGCGCCAGGCGCAGGCACGTGAGCGCGGCCGCGAGCCACGCGCGCCTGCGGGTGTACTACAGTACCTGCAGCGCGGCGGGCGCgtggtgcggcggcggcgggcgcgccagGAAGGCGTGCTCGGGCCGCGCCAGGCGCAGGCACGTGAGCGCGGCCGCGAGCCACGCGCGCCTGCGGGTGTACTACAGTACCTGCAGCGCGGCGGGCGCgtggtgcggcggcggcgggcgcgccagGAAGGCGTGCTCGGGCCGCGCCAGGCGCAGGCACGTGAGCGCGGCCGCGAGCCACGCGCGCCTGCGGGTGTACTACAGTACCTGCAGCGCGGCGGGCGCgtggtgcggcggcggcgggcgcgccagGAAGGCGTGCTCGGGCCGCGCCAGGCGCAGGCACGTGAGCGCGGCCGCGAGCCACGCGCGCCTGCGGGTGTACTACAGTACCTGCAGCGCGGCGGGCGCgtggtgcggcggcggcgggcgcgccagGAAGGCGTGCTCGGGCCGCGCCAGGCGCAGGCACGTGAGCGCGGCCGCGAGCCACGCGCGCCTGCGGGTGTACTACAGTACCTGCAGCGCGGCGGGCGCgtggtgcggcggcggcgggcgcgccagGAAGGCGTGCTCGGGCCGCGCCAGGCGCAGGCACGTGAGCGCGGCCGCGAGCCACGCGCGCCTGCGGGTGTACTACAGTACCTGCAGCGCGGCGGGCGCgtggtgcggcggcggcgggcgcgccagGAAGGCGTGCTCGGGCCGCGCCAGGCGCAGGCACGTGAGCGCGGCCGCGAGCCACGCGCGCCTGCGGGTGTACTACAGTACCTGCAGCGCGGCGGGCGCgtggtgcggcggcggcgggcgcgccagGAAGGCGTGCTCGGGCCGCGCCAGGCGCAGGCACGTGAGCGCGGCCGCGAGCCACGCGCGCCTGCGGGTGTACTACAGTACCTGCAGCGCGGCGGGCGCgtggtgcggcggcggcgggcgcgccagGAAGGCGTGCTCGGGCCGCGCCAGGCGCAGGCACGTGAGCGCGGCCGCGAGCCACGCGCGCCTGCGGGTGTACTACAGTACCTGCAGCGCGGCGGGCGCgtggtgcggcggcggcgggcgcgccagGAAGGCGTGCTCGGGCCGCGCCAGGCGCAGGCACGTGAGCGCGGCCGCGAGCCACGCGCGCCTGCGGGTGTACTACAGTACCTGCAGCGCGGCGGGCGCgtggtgcggcggcggcgggcgcgccagGAAGGCGTGCTCGGGCCGCGCCAGGCGCAGGCACGTGAGCGCGGCCGCGAGCCACGCGCGCCTGCGGGTGTACTACAGTACCTGCAGCGCGGCGGGCGCgtggtgcggcggcggcgggcgcgccagGAAGGCGTGCTCGGGCCGCGCCAGGCGCAGGCACGTGAGCGCGGCCGCGAGCCACGCGCGCCTGCGGGTGTACTACAGTACCTGCAGCGCGGCGGGCGCgtggtgcggcggcggcgggcgcgccagGAAGGCGTGCTCGGGCCGCGCCAGGCGCAGGCACGTGAGCGCGGCCGCGAGCCACGCGCGCCTGCGGGTGTACTACAGTACCTGCAGCGCGGCGGGCGCgtggtgcggcggcggcgggcgcgccagGAAGGCGTGCTCGGGCCGCGCCAGGCGCAGGCACGTGAGCGCGGCCGCGAGCCACGCGCGCCTGCGGGTGTACTACAGTACCTGCAGCGCGGCGGGCGCgtggtgcggcggcggcgggcgcgccagGAAGGCGTGCTCGGGCCGCGCCAGGCGCAGGCACGTGAGCGCGGCCGCGAGCCACGCGCGCCTGCGGGTGTACTACAGTACCTGCAGCGCGGCGGGCGCgtggtgcggcggcggcgggcgcgccagGAAGGCGTGCTCGGGCCGCGCCAGGCGCAGGCACGTGAGCGCGGCCGCGAGCCACGCGCGCCTGCGGGTGTACTACAGTACCTGCAGCGCGGCGGGCGCgtggtgcggcggcggcgggcgcgccagGAAGGCGTGCTCGGGCCGCGCCAGGCGCAGGCACGTGAGCGCGGCCGCGAGCCACGCGCGCCTGCGGGTGTACTACAGTACCTGCAGCGCGGCGGGCGCgtggtgcggcggcggcgggcgcgccagGAAGGCGTGCTCGGGCCGCGCCAGGCGCAGGCACGTGAGCGCGGCCGCGAGCCACTTGCGGCGCCCGCTCGAGTCGTTGCCGCGCTCCGCTGCGCAGCGCGACGCCCGTTCGTACATCACTGCTGCCGCTGCGAAGTGCAATTTCGAAATTATATTTATGCACGCCCCAAAGTAGAACCAGCGCCATCTTATCTTCTCAATTATACGCAAAAAAAACTGCAGGAAAAGCAAGTGCGCGTGCGCAACAGTGTCTTAATAATCATAAACACGCCATACGGTCAGTGGTCCCCCCCCCCCACCATATAAGTCCATTTTGGGTATACGTATAGCGGGAGCCAGGGCATCCCAGACTGGTCTGGAATAGCCTCCCCAGGATTTTTGGGTTACCGATTGGAAGACGACAAATGTTAGTACTAAGTCATGAGCTATATTATATGATACCAAGCAGATACGCCAGTGCTCACCCTTGCGGTAGTGGTGTCGCGAGACGTGCAGCGCGTAGAGGAAGTCGTAGTAGGGGTTGTGTCCGTGCGCGTCGTGCAGCttggcgcgcgccgccgccgcgcgctccGCCTCCGCGCCCAGCGCCGCGCACTTCACTAAAGCACCCAGTTGCTTGCGCGATGCTGCAATGAAAGTAATGCGATGACGGTTTTCTTCAACACGAATACAAAAAACTCCCAAAATGCCTTCATTCTACGGTGGAGTAACGAATaggctatagtctggtctgcgagcacgtagaattttggccaatgaccccaagctacccatccttatcgctcgcgtgtaattatgttgctgtcgcgactgtgcgacgggcgcccgcagtgagtgtgcaagcgcgacagcaacctaatgaggatcatttcgatttttagctgtgaatgcagatttatagggctaagaaatccttaatatacagtccaaaaatttttgttctacgacaaaaattgacgaagttatggccaaattactaaaaaagttcactgaccgcccggcacgggaccgatgacgtcattatatccgatccgaacgctgccggcgtactgcgtggatagaaaatatttttttctagccaaactatcagttttaggaataacttgtaatgacatttattcatcagaataaagtaagctatcgataggtaatttaaaaaaatagaaattgagaaaaataacgcaaaaaatccatatgctcatacgattcaatggaacgcggagacgcgattggggtctccgcggtggtatatttggcgatttattcaaataaagtgttcataagtgttgttagtcaATCTTcttccaaataaatataaaaatgtataagtattaatttatttacttctaacaataaggtatagctgaggcagatacactctgcctaggctacaagcaagacattgctatgaagatcatttcgatgtacacgcaatgcctacctgttatttagtttttctgagtttaacctacgtacctacctatctattcgccgttgccatgggcgggccagctgctgcaggaaaggacagctgctccctcctggaaattatttaatcttagcctagaagctgggtatgactcccccgacatgatgacttccccctcggccagaagttgggtatgatttaccccccctcccaggccagaaactgggtatgacttcacccccccccccctcccccaggccagaagctgggtaaggctagcccctccccccagtccataagcataagctaggtatgactccccctcggccagaagctaggtatgactcatattatgtattattatgttcaatacaaacaatcataaagttacactcaccccaaccgcgtttccgcattccatcgaatcctatgaaaatgtggtctttggacatagcgatacttatttttcacaatttttattttttaaaattactggtcgatgggttactttattttgatgaataaatgttattaaaagtttttttctaaaactgatagtttagctggaaataaatattttccatcccaatagtacgcaggctgcgctcgattcggatacaatgacgtcacgcggccctgcgtacgttgactttaagcggcaaaaacggcctatgtttattacttaatatcttcgtaagtaatggtccgatttggataattcaaaaagatatatcttccttatgtcttaaagattaacgtagatactagttttattgcattttctacaacagtactgatcctcattacgcgcgagcgataaggttgggtagcttggggccattggaaaaaattctacgtgctcacagtcCAGACTATAGTAAGAAAAGCTGAAAGAAAAAAGTATTAGGGCCACGTTTCTGTTCCGAATGTCACCGCTGGCAACACACAAAGATTAGTTTTGAgggagacactgcggtattttggacGAGAAGAtttggcgaagcttcccgaagctatctcctatgttcttctgattaattcgtTGTGGATCCAATAACagttttaactttcccccgtaacaaacttaaccttcactaGTTTGGTTTTTACTGgtggccaagctgtagatcctggctattggagttgcagcggtgggaacgagaggtgggaatagtctcgtatCTATTCCAGttcgggttgccaggtccaaaaacacaaaagccggactctgtgcttcatttggccggacattttaccctaaaagccggacatgtcacAATTAATGTAGTAGCTCACcagacacctggcaaccctagtcgtgTATCTAGTGGCTCGCGCTCGTTTGCCAAATATTAAAAGCCGGACAAGCCGGACACCGTttattttggccggacacgcaatcaaaaagcctaactatgtcCAGCTTTATCCGGACGCATTGTAGTATTACCCAGCGTGGTGAGCagcgtggcggcggcggcggcgcgcgcggtgGGCGCGGggctggcggcggcggcggccagcgCGCGCTCCACGCGCCCGCCCGACAGGTGCCACTTGAATACCAGCCATTGGAACATCGCCTGCCAAGGAAAAGTAACTTCACAATAAGGGCGTcttcaaatggcaatgccagattttgtatggaagggggcgtcttttttttttcacgcggccatcgaccaaactttgttttttgattacaaaatagtgtaataaaccaaactcactatgacatgtatacctaaactcagtctgaactgagttacgagcgttagaagtttgataatttacatactagatttgctttttgcgcgcaagttttgtaagaaattgcaacaaaatattccgttatttttttattgcgctgattctactccacactgatgtctggagcctttaatggatggtattgtttgtttacacatacaatgtcactattttgttgcaatttcatacaaaacttgcgcgcaaaaagcaaatctagtacctatgtaaaatcatcaaacttctaatgctcgtaactcagttcagactgagtttagaggtatacattacatgtcatagtaagtttggtttattacactattttgtaatcaaaaaacaaggtttggtcgatggccgcgcgaaaaaaaaaagacgccaatttccggcattgtcttttgccGCAAAGTGCCGCGCGGCGGCAGCGCGTCTGCAGCGCAGAGACGGCGCTGTTTTGTAAacctatgtaaataaaaaaacgcGCGATTGCAGCGCTACACCCGAGCTGCGGCCACGCATCAATTCATCGACCGACTAGTGACTGCTGCGTTCACGTATTTTTTCTGCCTAAAATCCTTTTTCGTTTTATAGTAACACTAAGAGCAGTGTTTCTTCGTCAGAGTCCATCGTACAACTAAATGTACAACACTACGATTCTCAAACCTAGCGACAGCAGTGCGGCTGCAGCAATTTTGAAGGCACCCTAATAAGCGAGTAACATGCTCTGTACGTAAACATTTGTGTGACGAGATACCTATAGAAGTCCGCGATCACGCACGCAACGGCAGATTTCTTCGGAGAGCACCAAGAAATCTGCTGTTGCGTTGCGTGCGAACATGCGCACACTACAAGACAATATCGGACGGTTATTAAAGCTTTGTATTTAAAACACATTAATAAACATATCCCCATGACGACACATCGAACATGGTTTCACACAAGGAGTTACATGGATACACGTTTTCACTCACTTGcttttaaactaattttattggTAATTTACACCTGTAAAGAATTTTAAGACTTACCAAATTCGGATCATCCTTGTCGGCGATACTGATGGCGGTTTCAGCCAGACGAACAACGCAAGCACCCGCGTCATGTATTTCGAAGAGTTTTATGACCTACAACATAAAACGGCTATTTAGTTTCACATTGTTGTAATCGTTACAACAACACTTTCTCGAGATTGTGATAGCTGATTGTAGATGCAGAATTTTTGTCTGCCTCCTACATGTAACCGACTAGAGAAGTTCCCAAAAGCTTATCAAATGTTTTCTTTTCTTACCTTCATGTAATATAACACCAACGCCTGATGTTGTGTTAGCCGAGCATCGGGGGCGGCAACCAGCTGCCTCAAGAAAGGTTCCGTGCTGACGCCTTTAGCCGCTTTGCAGAACGCGGTATAAGCGCTCTCAGAGTCTTCGAGATCCAGCAGAGATAAGCCCAAGATGAATTGCCCTACGAAAGAACAAATAGTTTCGTGTTGAGGGGACTAGTTATGGTAATAATAAACTATTtaggaaataaaaaagtaacTCACGTGAGCAGGCATTCCATTCGCACCAAGGCTCCAGCATCGCAACGTAGCTCTGCACAAGGCGAGGTTGGTTGATTGAAGCCAACCACCATCCGAACTCGAACCCTCCGCTCACTGCCCATCTATTTATGTGCTAAGAAAATCATCTCTCCTCTATAAAATATTCGAAGAATTTTTGTATTGGGCTATTGTTTTTGTGTACTGCTCTAATACCTATTACCTAATTTGAtgaagtaaaaattaaaaagactTCGCGAGGCGTGCAACAAAGTGAAACATAATTAAAGCCACCGCATACCCATTCGCACGcaatgtactatcggcaacagtgttaactacccattgccggtcatgtcgtctcgttctatcgcaaagaatcaccatttgatgagagcgagagcaaaaacggaaatggatagttaacactgtggccgatagCACAGGCGACAGCGCACATCAGactacatattatttttgttgcaaaagccACCtcttacaactacataagatgccgtAGGTAAGGTTTAGATTGAtgattgatgtgctgtcgtccgtaatTTTTGACgtagtaattttatttaaagttattagCAGTAAAGGATACAATTGATGCGCTATATGATACGCCAGCAGCGGCAGCGCATGATGCCAGTGGTCGGGCGCCCGTGCGGCGGCCAGGTGCGCCCGGGCCCGCTGTCCGCCGGCGCTGCGAGCGTATGCACCCACGACCCCCgcgcccgcgcgcgccgccgcccccTCCAGCCCCACCCCGCCGCGGGCGGCTATCTCCGCGCTGGCTTCGGCGCCTAACGCGCTGAGTTTCAGACGGAATGTTTCGGCTGAGCTTGCCGCCCTGTGGAAGCAATTTCGTTACTCGTTAAGGTAAAAGTCGGCTTCGGCGCCTAACGCGCTGAGTTTCAGACGGAATGTTTCGGCTGAGCTTGCCGCCCTGTGGAAGCAATTTCGTTCTCTGAGCGCCGCGTCAACTCTCGCTGACGCGCGTTAATGCGCGCTCATGTGATCAGTTGTACATGTAAATACTACGATGTCTACGAACATAGCCTAAAAGTCCAAGATTAActgcagaccgcaaactgcaaaagcCACCACGGTTTCTTTGATCGTCCAGTCATCTTGGACTTTTAACGATGAATGAAATGTTGGCGGTTTATTGGATAATATTGGGTATTGACACTGAGATAAAACTTTTTGATAACACACACTTGATGAAGTCTTAACCCTTTAATTGATTAgtatgagaaaaaatatttttaatttttttttttacatttttacctCCTTAAATTTCAAAATACGGTGACAACAATTCAGCCATTACCAGGTTACAGGTTACTAAAAATGTTAAGTAACCATTGGTGCTCATATAAAACAACCAACAACAGATCTTTAATGAAAAACAGCATCCGTACTCAAAATATGAAAGCAAATATGTTTTGCTCGTAAGTGTGGCAATAATGCAAATAACGTGATGACGATGACAATGTAAACTTGACTTTTTAGGTACACGAGTACCTACGAAGCGCGAAGGTCATTTGAATTGCTAATGGCTTACGTTATCAGTAAACATTTCGATTCGATGTTTAAAACCAACATTGTTTTATTGCCTAGCTAGAGGAACAAGAATAGGTAaatatatttataagctatCATTGGATAGCTGTGAATTGAGTTGGCCACAGGACAATTCCTTCCACGCCGCGGCGCCGCCACACtcaaatctatacttctatacttaatattataaatgcgaaattaactctgtctgtcttgcttttacgcctaaaccactgaaccgattttgatgaaatttggcatagagttagtttgagtcccgggaatggacatagggtagtttttatgccggtttttgaaacggggacgcgcgcgataaagtttttctgtgacagacaaaattcgacgcgggcgaagccgcggtcggAAAGTTAGTTGTATATAAACATTTTACGGCCCGACATTTCTCCGTTCTGCTTCAGTGGAGACCGGGCCTTACTCATATAAAGTATGTCAATGAGAGTTCGTTGACGTATCGTATTTATGAATAGTGTTGTGTCCCTATCCCTGTTAGCAttatcactttttttttatgctaaacaaggcaggtatttgaccacaatcgcacctggtgttaagtgagatgcagtctaggatggtacatatctgccctgtaagtgcctattcactctcgccttgaaaacgggCACTTTATTTCACTTACGGGCGGGTAAGCGTAGCAGCCCGCAGCCATAACAGAGCACGGTAGGCCTGCCAATGCACGGCGCAATGACCAGCGCCCGgcacgccgcccgcgccgccgcttACGCCTAGTGCTGCCAACGCGCCGCGCACCACTCGCGACCTGACAAGTTAAATTGAGCTTTAAATCAAGAGTAATAAGGTAGTTGAAGGAATAGGGCAGgacaaattttattaatttatttaatttaattctctCACAACAGACAAGGACTGACTGCATCCATTAGCAGACTGCAACTAAACGCCCTTGGAGCTCAGAACTTTCGAAGTTCAATAAAAACTGTGAgcacattattaggtactttaaccaaaatcaaaaaataaggaaaatcaTTTCGTATAATATATCTGTTTAATTATAGATCAGCAATGTGAGAGCTGGTGCCTATTGTAGATTTTAAGAAAATCTGTATTACAGGTCACCAGGCCCACTCCGcggaaattattttattaaataactatacattTCAATAATTGTTAGATTCCTAAACAGTGTTGGGTTCTAATTAAATAGACAGGCTAAACAAAAAATACCGTAAAAATACCCAGTACCACATATTCTTCAACGTCATAAAACTGTAAGTGgacaaaacattaaaaaatctaACCTCATTTCAGCCATTTGCCTTATTGCTTCAGTAATCACGGACACTCCCAAATCACTTGCGAATAGATTGTCGTACTCGCTGgtgtcttcatcatcatctgaGAAAAAGAAACACAATGTAATACCCCAAATGATGCAaggcaataaaatgtatttaaatttatGTTGTGAAATATGATGATCTTACGGTTAGAAGTATCGATCTCCGGAACATCTAATCTCAGGGCATCGTTGAGCTCCAGCACGGCATTTTGTAGATCTTTTATCGGTTCCAAAATTGACGTGAGCTCGTCAATTTGCTGGGGACTGAGAATCTGAAAATGTAAACtttgttaataatttataaCTTTCGTTTTATTTTCTTAGTAGGTGTTGGAGCATGTATTTTACCAATAAAACAGATTATTCATAGTTGGATGGAATTTATTGCAGTCGAGAGGGGTAGCCGCACATCTCCTCTCGTCTCCGCtccaccttggtggaaaccggacttaaaggctgatttacacataataattagaaaaagtaggtatctaaattttaacttattttttcGGGTAAGATAGTGGGCggggcttgtcacttgacacgTTTTGACAGTTTCATAGTAAATAAGTTCTTGACGTTTggacatagacttaaaattaagttaaaatttagttacgtataACTAACTACTTAATACGAATACGTGTAACTCAGCCTTTAGGCAGaccagagggcctagtgtgagtttacatcaaacgcgctcactagtgagcgcgtcaaaaatgacattaaatgtatgacggattgtacagcgcccctagcggaaacgttcaagaactaagaTTTTCATAAAAGTTACGTAAATACTAACTACTTaaacgtgtaaatcagccttaaggCAGACCAGAGGGCCTGGttcgagtttacatcaaacgcgctcatgagcgcgtcaaaaaatgacattaaatgtatgacggattgtacagcgcccctagcggaaacgttttagaactaaaattttcatacattttttaaacgcgcgtTGTAAACTCACTCAGCCCacaaaattcggggcaactcaccgctaatcaacgtaaaattttgtcagtgtgtgcgtgcgcgccgcatacgtattggcgcgctcacatacaaaccgcgctcaggcgtttctatgaagatgacctactcatttgtatttactctggcggTACTCACGGGCGCGTCGGCGGCGTGCGGCGTGGcgtcgggcgcggcgggcgcgggcgcctgCAGCAGGTGCAGCAGGCGCGGCAGCAGGCGGTgctgcggcgcggcggcggcgaacaggcgccgctccagctcgcgcgcgcccgccgcgctcgCCGCGCGCTCCCACCGCGCGCCAGCCAGCACCACGCGCACCGCGTCCGGGGATAACTCGCCGTCGCGGGCGCCTGCTGAACAAAACACGATCGTAAAACTTTTTTGGGGCACCTGgtgtagagatgaaacggatatccggcaactatccggtaggccggatatccggcctaaatttactatccggccggataccggatagtaactcactatccggccggataccggatattaaaaaattacgacaatttcctattaataaaatgaaatacattaatctttgcggtaaatataaataaaatggcttataataatgacggcttttatttaaagtccaaaaagttacaaaaaagccattctTCAGaaagcctttcaaaaaactaatttctttttctggggtattcactctaatgacgaatacataaatacagggtggcccagacgaaa
The DNA window shown above is from Ostrinia nubilalis chromosome 13, ilOstNubi1.1, whole genome shotgun sequence and carries:
- the LOC135077602 gene encoding nuclear pore complex protein Nup160-like, encoding MLEPWCEWNACSRQFILGLSLLDLEDSESAYTAFCKAAKGVSTEPFLRQLVAAPDARLTQHQALVLYYMKVIKLFEIHDAGACVVRLAETAISIADKDDPNLAMFQWLVFKWHLSGGRVERALAAAAASPAPTARAAAAATLLTTLASRKQLGALVKCAALGAEAERAAAARAKLHDAHGHNPYYDFLYALHVSRHHYRKAAAVMYERASRCAAERGNDSSGRRKWLAAALTCLRLARPEHAFLARPPPPHHAPAALQVL